One Nesterenkonia populi DNA window includes the following coding sequences:
- a CDS encoding quinone-dependent dihydroorotate dehydrogenase translates to MPALLYRLAFRTVLSRMDPEGAHRLVVRGLRAAHRLGAGRVLERLSRPHPQLETEALGVLFPSPFGLAAGFDKGATAVLPLASLGFGHIEVGTVTGQAQPGSPRPRLFRLVQDRALINRMGFNNDGAHEVRERLEATRRHVERLRSAGRHVPVIGVNLGKTKAVPLEGAVEDYLVSTKALAPVADYLVVNVSSPNTPGLRQLQSIEALRPLLMAVREQADAVSEQHVPLLVKIAPDLDDEDVDAVAGLVSELSLDGVIATNTTISRQGLRTPPAEVERIGAGGLSGPVLAERSLEVLARLRRSLPKAAAIISVGGAATGDDVARRLEHGADLVQGYTAFVYEGPLWVRRINRALAVRAVD, encoded by the coding sequence ATGCCTGCACTGCTCTACCGCCTCGCCTTCCGCACTGTGCTTTCCCGCATGGACCCGGAGGGCGCGCATCGGCTGGTGGTGAGGGGGCTGCGCGCAGCCCACCGTCTGGGGGCGGGCCGCGTGCTGGAGCGGCTCAGCAGACCTCACCCTCAACTGGAGACTGAGGCTCTCGGAGTGCTCTTCCCGTCGCCCTTCGGGCTCGCAGCCGGATTCGACAAGGGTGCGACGGCGGTGCTGCCGCTGGCATCCCTGGGCTTCGGCCACATCGAAGTGGGCACGGTCACGGGCCAGGCCCAGCCCGGCAGCCCGCGCCCCCGGCTCTTCCGGCTCGTGCAGGACCGTGCGCTGATCAACCGCATGGGCTTCAACAACGACGGCGCTCACGAGGTCCGCGAGCGGCTCGAGGCGACCAGGCGGCACGTGGAGCGGCTGCGGAGCGCCGGCCGGCACGTACCGGTGATCGGGGTGAATCTCGGCAAGACCAAAGCTGTCCCGCTCGAGGGAGCGGTGGAGGACTACCTGGTCTCGACCAAGGCGCTCGCGCCGGTCGCTGACTACCTGGTGGTCAACGTCTCCTCGCCCAACACCCCGGGTCTGCGCCAGCTGCAGAGCATCGAAGCGCTGCGGCCGCTGCTCATGGCGGTGCGGGAGCAGGCCGACGCCGTCAGCGAGCAGCACGTGCCGCTGCTGGTGAAGATCGCGCCGGATCTGGACGATGAGGACGTCGACGCCGTCGCCGGGCTGGTCTCAGAGCTGAGCTTGGACGGCGTCATCGCCACCAACACCACCATCTCCCGTCAGGGCCTGCGCACCCCGCCCGCAGAGGTGGAGAGGATCGGCGCCGGGGGGCTCTCCGGGCCGGTGCTGGCTGAGCGCAGCCTGGAGGTGCTGGCACGCCTGCGTCGAAGCCTGCCGAAGGCCGCTGCGATCATCTCGGTGGGGGGAGCGGCGACCGGCGACGATGTAGCCCGGCGGCTGGAGCACGGAGCAGACCTGGTGCAGGGCTACACCGCCTTCGTCTACGAGGGTCCTCTGTGGGTGCGGCGCATCAACCGCGCCCTGGCGGTGCGTGCCGTAGACTGA
- the coxB gene encoding cytochrome c oxidase subunit II yields MSSQTRTGSRGLNTVKGAALAGIALTVLTACDDDHPASRGWLPGDRETTSNTAVLTDLWVNSWIAALLVGLLTWGLMLWCIVAYRRRKGETGYPRQLAYNVPLEIMYTVLPIVMVAVFFYYTDQAQREVDEPYVDPEVQVNVVGKQWAWDFNYTYTSEDGEEYEVHYAGVQGDLTYEDGSPREEVVDTLPTLYLPVDHSVEFELTSRDVIHSFWVPAFLQKRDMIPGRTSYMYLTPQETGTFHGKCAELCGEYHSNMLFNVEVVEEDEFVEHLETLEEGHLDDTYDRNPNLHDQATITGGDD; encoded by the coding sequence TTGAGTTCGCAGACACGAACCGGCAGCCGAGGCTTGAACACCGTGAAGGGTGCCGCACTGGCCGGCATCGCCCTGACGGTTCTCACTGCCTGTGATGATGATCACCCCGCGAGCCGCGGCTGGCTGCCCGGCGACCGAGAGACCACGTCGAACACCGCAGTCCTGACTGACCTCTGGGTCAACTCCTGGATCGCCGCTCTCCTGGTCGGCCTGCTGACCTGGGGCCTGATGCTGTGGTGCATCGTTGCCTACCGACGGCGCAAGGGGGAGACCGGCTATCCTCGTCAGCTGGCCTACAACGTGCCGCTGGAGATCATGTACACCGTGCTCCCCATCGTGATGGTCGCCGTGTTCTTCTACTACACCGATCAGGCCCAGCGAGAGGTGGACGAGCCCTACGTCGACCCGGAAGTCCAGGTGAATGTTGTCGGCAAGCAGTGGGCTTGGGACTTCAACTACACCTACACCTCCGAGGATGGCGAGGAGTACGAGGTGCACTACGCCGGCGTCCAGGGCGACCTGACCTACGAGGACGGCTCTCCCCGCGAGGAGGTCGTGGACACCCTTCCGACCCTCTACCTGCCGGTGGACCACTCCGTGGAGTTCGAGCTGACCTCCCGCGACGTCATCCACTCCTTCTGGGTCCCCGCGTTCCTCCAGAAGCGCGACATGATTCCCGGCCGGACCTCCTACATGTATCTGACCCCGCAGGAGACCGGCACCTTCCACGGCAAGTGCGCCGAGCTCTGCGGCGAATACCACTCGAACATGCTGTTCAACGTGGAGGTGGTCGAGGAGGACGAGTTCGTCGAGCATCTCGAGACTCTCGAGGAGGGGCACCTCGACGACACCTATGACCGCAACCCCAACCTGCACGATCAGGCAACCATCACCGGAGGGGACGACTGA
- a CDS encoding alpha/beta hydrolase, with protein MSSEVSADTPAFYPVPGEHATGGELAEHVAADLLEDSAAGEWVDDVLPGCSRQTIPLDDDSEGGVCATLVRLDQKPQADPAAVPEAPVLQIHGWTDYFYNLPMAHRWAESGHRFYALELRKYGRSLRAHQTPGFIEDLREYDEEISAALKILREENPEAPAPIIHAHSTGGLVAALWAQRHPGRAGALVLNSPWLEVPGDVPARAAVDGLVSPLSHVKPTATVKVPRLENYWESLSAEAYGEWQLHPVWRPRKSFPMTVGWLRAVTSGHKQVYEGLGLDLPVLVLLSSGTVYRRQWTKEYQENDGVLDVELLARRAVRLGSQVTVVRVPKAMHDVFASAEPVRSHAFAQAQRWLSAYAPKKYS; from the coding sequence ATGTCATCCGAGGTCTCAGCTGACACCCCTGCCTTCTACCCTGTTCCTGGGGAGCATGCCACCGGCGGTGAGCTCGCCGAGCACGTGGCCGCAGACCTGCTCGAGGACTCTGCCGCCGGGGAGTGGGTCGACGACGTGCTGCCGGGCTGCTCGCGGCAGACCATCCCGCTCGACGACGACTCCGAAGGGGGAGTGTGCGCCACGCTCGTCCGGCTCGATCAGAAGCCTCAGGCTGACCCCGCAGCCGTGCCCGAAGCGCCGGTGCTGCAGATCCACGGCTGGACGGACTACTTCTACAACCTACCGATGGCGCACCGGTGGGCTGAATCCGGGCACAGGTTCTACGCACTGGAGCTTCGCAAGTACGGCCGCAGCCTGCGCGCCCACCAGACGCCGGGCTTCATTGAGGACCTGCGGGAGTACGACGAGGAGATCAGCGCCGCCCTGAAGATCCTCCGTGAGGAGAACCCCGAAGCGCCGGCGCCCATCATCCACGCTCATTCCACCGGCGGCCTGGTGGCTGCTCTCTGGGCTCAACGCCATCCGGGACGGGCGGGCGCGCTGGTGCTCAACTCACCCTGGCTGGAAGTCCCCGGCGATGTGCCGGCCCGTGCGGCGGTGGACGGCCTGGTCTCACCCCTGAGCCATGTGAAGCCCACGGCCACGGTGAAGGTTCCTCGCCTGGAGAACTATTGGGAGTCCCTGAGCGCCGAAGCGTACGGCGAGTGGCAGCTTCACCCGGTATGGCGGCCCCGGAAGTCGTTCCCCATGACAGTCGGCTGGCTGCGGGCGGTGACGAGCGGCCACAAGCAGGTCTACGAGGGGCTCGGCCTGGACCTTCCGGTGCTGGTGCTGCTCTCAAGCGGCACGGTCTACCGGCGCCAGTGGACCAAGGAGTATCAGGAGAACGACGGGGTGCTCGACGTGGAGCTGCTGGCGCGCAGGGCGGTGCGGCTGGGCAGCCAGGTGACGGTGGTGCGGGTGCCCAAGGCGATGCATGACGTGTTCGCCTCGGCGGAGCCGGTCCGCTCCCACGCGTTCGCGCAGGCCCAGCGCTGGCTGAGCGCGTATGCGCCGAAGAAGTATTCATAA
- a CDS encoding DUF3043 domain-containing protein has protein sequence MLFSKKKTQNELLEDEAQAHSAAGDDAAAAETRAQKFPEKKGTPTPRRRDQVAARRQPLVQADRKAARRAQRQALAEERAKTRRAMETGDERHMPVRDRGPQKRFVREFVDARYGIGEWLLVLMVVFLFVSLLMGDQIMASLGLALYGLILAVIVEAFWVSRRSKKLVAQKFGAENMERGLGFYAAMRGMQLRRLRLPKPMNARGEFPS, from the coding sequence GTGCTGTTCAGCAAGAAGAAGACCCAGAACGAGCTCCTCGAGGATGAGGCCCAGGCCCATTCCGCGGCCGGCGACGATGCCGCGGCCGCTGAGACCCGAGCTCAGAAGTTTCCCGAGAAGAAGGGGACGCCCACCCCCAGGCGCAGGGACCAGGTGGCGGCTCGCCGTCAGCCGCTGGTGCAGGCGGACCGCAAGGCCGCTCGCCGCGCGCAGCGCCAGGCCCTCGCGGAGGAGCGGGCCAAGACTCGCCGTGCCATGGAGACCGGCGACGAGCGCCACATGCCGGTCCGGGACCGCGGCCCGCAGAAGCGGTTCGTGCGTGAGTTCGTCGACGCCCGCTACGGCATCGGCGAGTGGCTGCTGGTCCTTATGGTGGTCTTCCTCTTCGTCTCCCTGCTCATGGGCGATCAGATCATGGCCAGCCTAGGACTGGCGCTCTACGGCCTCATCCTGGCCGTAATCGTGGAGGCCTTCTGGGTCTCCCGCCGCTCCAAGAAGCTGGTCGCGCAGAAGTTCGGCGCGGAGAACATGGAGCGCGGCCTGGGCTTCTACGCCGCGATGCGGGGCATGCAGCTGCGCCGCCTGCGCCTGCCCAAGCCGATGAACGCCCGCGGAGAATTTCCCAGCTGA
- the ctaD gene encoding cytochrome c oxidase subunit I, with amino-acid sequence MTTMEYSADDSRDATRAVPASKGKIVVDWLTTTDHKTIGYLYLITSFAFFCIGGVMALVIRAELFEPGMQFLQTREQYNQLFTMHGTVMLLMFATPLFAGFANVMVPLQIGSPDVAFPRLNALAYWLFLFGSLVALAGFLTPQGAASFGWFAYAPLSDTTYSPGLGGDLWVLGLALTGFGTIGGAVNFITTIICMRAPGMTMWRMPIFTWNALITSILVLMAFPPLAAALFGLAMDRRLGGHIFDPESGGAILWQHLFWFFGHPEVYIIALPFFGIVSEILPVFSRKPIFGYKGLVYATIAIAALSVTVWAHHMYVTGAVMLPFFALMTMLIAVPTGVKFFNWIGTMWRGSITFETPMLWSLGFLVTFLFGGLTGVILASPPLDFHLSDTYFVVAHFHYVVFGTVVFAMMAGFHFWWPKWTGKMLNERLGKISFWMLFIGFHGTFMVQHWLGVMGMPRRYADYMIEDGFTGMNQFSTVFSMLLGASLIPFFWNVWITARKGKKVLVDDPWGFGGSLEWATSCPPPRHNFYSLPRIRSERPALDLHHPELSDRHSLDTPAGKVFGPADQKDKAGI; translated from the coding sequence ATGACGACAATGGAGTACTCCGCTGACGATTCGCGGGACGCCACCCGCGCAGTCCCCGCCTCCAAGGGGAAGATTGTGGTCGACTGGCTGACCACCACCGACCATAAGACCATCGGCTATTTGTACCTGATCACGTCGTTCGCCTTCTTCTGCATCGGCGGCGTAATGGCCCTCGTCATCCGTGCTGAGCTCTTCGAGCCCGGCATGCAGTTCCTGCAGACCCGCGAGCAGTACAACCAGCTCTTCACCATGCACGGCACGGTGATGCTGCTGATGTTCGCAACGCCTCTGTTCGCCGGCTTCGCGAACGTCATGGTGCCGCTGCAGATCGGTTCGCCGGATGTCGCCTTTCCGCGCCTGAATGCGCTGGCCTACTGGCTGTTCCTGTTCGGCTCCCTGGTGGCTCTGGCGGGATTCCTGACCCCGCAGGGCGCGGCCTCCTTCGGATGGTTCGCCTACGCGCCGCTGTCTGACACGACGTATTCGCCGGGCCTCGGCGGAGATCTATGGGTGCTCGGCCTAGCACTGACGGGCTTCGGCACCATCGGCGGTGCGGTCAACTTCATCACCACCATCATCTGTATGCGTGCCCCGGGCATGACCATGTGGCGCATGCCGATCTTCACCTGGAACGCCCTCATCACCTCCATCCTTGTGCTGATGGCCTTCCCGCCGCTTGCAGCGGCCCTGTTCGGCCTGGCCATGGACCGGCGCCTCGGCGGCCACATCTTCGACCCGGAGTCCGGAGGCGCGATTCTCTGGCAGCACCTCTTCTGGTTCTTCGGCCACCCCGAGGTCTACATCATCGCCCTGCCCTTCTTCGGCATCGTCTCCGAGATTCTCCCGGTCTTCAGCCGCAAGCCGATCTTCGGGTACAAGGGCCTGGTCTACGCGACCATTGCGATCGCAGCCCTCTCTGTGACCGTGTGGGCGCACCATATGTACGTCACCGGCGCAGTGATGCTGCCCTTCTTCGCACTGATGACCATGCTCATCGCCGTTCCGACCGGGGTGAAATTCTTCAACTGGATCGGAACGATGTGGCGAGGGTCGATCACCTTTGAGACGCCCATGCTGTGGAGCCTCGGCTTCCTCGTCACCTTCCTCTTCGGCGGTCTGACCGGCGTCATTCTGGCGTCCCCGCCGCTGGACTTCCACCTCTCCGACACCTACTTCGTGGTGGCCCACTTCCATTACGTGGTCTTCGGCACCGTGGTGTTTGCGATGATGGCGGGCTTCCACTTCTGGTGGCCCAAGTGGACGGGCAAAATGCTCAACGAGCGTCTCGGCAAGATCAGCTTCTGGATGCTGTTCATCGGTTTCCACGGCACCTTCATGGTTCAGCACTGGCTGGGCGTGATGGGCATGCCTCGCCGCTATGCGGACTACATGATCGAAGATGGCTTCACCGGCATGAACCAGTTCTCCACCGTGTTCTCCATGCTGCTCGGCGCCTCCCTCATTCCGTTCTTCTGGAACGTCTGGATTACCGCTCGCAAAGGCAAGAAGGTTCTCGTGGACGACCCGTGGGGCTTCGGCGGCTCCCTCGAGTGGGCCACCAGCTGCCCCCCGCCGCGGCACAACTTCTACTCCCTGCCGCGCATTCGGTCCGAGCGCCCCGCGCTGGACCTCCACCACCCGGAGCTCTCCGACCGGCACAGCCTGGACACACCAGCAGGCAAGGTGTTCGGACCGGCTGACCAGAAGGACAAGGCAGGTATCTGA
- the recO gene encoding DNA repair protein RecO: MAGTTFASRSYRDLAIVLRTHNLGEADRIITCLTAFNGVVRGVAKGVRRTSSKFGAALEPFMVADVQFVHGRSLEIISQAQGRFAYGPVIAADFEAYTAASAMAEAAERLAENDAESSRRQFDLLHGACGALARGDRAPDLIMGSYLLRALSAAGWQVTWSACVACGAPGAQAGFHAAAGGPVCADCRPPGTRTLSGGAPELLHALQHGLWDRTDGLAPDLKHEAIGVVIDYAQHHLERRFKSLKAAL, translated from the coding sequence ATGGCCGGTACGACCTTCGCCTCGCGCAGCTACCGCGATCTCGCGATCGTGCTGCGCACTCACAATCTCGGCGAGGCAGACCGCATCATCACCTGCCTCACCGCGTTCAACGGAGTCGTCAGAGGCGTGGCCAAAGGGGTGCGGCGCACCAGCTCCAAGTTCGGGGCGGCCCTGGAGCCGTTCATGGTTGCGGATGTGCAGTTCGTCCACGGCCGCAGCCTGGAGATCATCTCCCAGGCCCAGGGCAGGTTCGCCTACGGGCCGGTGATCGCCGCGGACTTCGAGGCCTACACGGCAGCCTCGGCGATGGCTGAGGCCGCCGAAAGGCTCGCGGAGAACGATGCCGAATCCTCGCGCCGTCAGTTCGATCTGCTCCACGGGGCCTGCGGCGCGCTGGCCCGCGGCGATCGCGCCCCTGACCTGATCATGGGCTCCTATCTGCTTCGCGCCCTCTCCGCCGCCGGCTGGCAGGTGACCTGGTCCGCCTGCGTGGCCTGCGGAGCCCCCGGGGCCCAGGCCGGCTTCCACGCGGCAGCCGGCGGGCCGGTCTGCGCGGACTGTCGCCCGCCCGGGACCCGGACGCTCAGCGGAGGAGCCCCTGAGCTCCTCCATGCCCTCCAGCACGGACTGTGGGACCGGACAGACGGCCTCGCCCCGGACCTGAAGCACGAGGCGATAGGGGTGGTCATCGACTACGCCCAGCACCACCTCGAACGCCGCTTCAAGAGTCTGAAGGCGGCGCTGTGA
- a CDS encoding IS110 family transposase, translating into MTRPTTSPLPNDETKPRDLLSELTAEHGPALVLVDQPAAIGALPVTIAQSMEQVEVAYLPGLTMRRMANLHAGSAKTVARDAFIIAETARTMPTALRQIATSDEQIAELAVVTGFDDDFLAQTTAARSRLRGLLTQIHPGLERVIGPRLHHYGVLDV; encoded by the coding sequence GTGACAAGACCTACGACAAGCCCCCTGCCCAACGACGAAACCAAACCCCGAGACCTACTGAGCGAGCTGACTGCCGAGCACGGCCCGGCCTTGGTACTAGTCGATCAGCCCGCAGCCATCGGGGCCCTACCTGTCACTATCGCCCAGAGCATGGAGCAGGTTGAAGTCGCCTACTTGCCGGGACTGACCATGCGCAGAATGGCTAACCTGCACGCCGGCTCAGCCAAGACCGTTGCCCGGGACGCGTTCATCATTGCTGAAACCGCCCGAACCATGCCCACCGCGCTGCGGCAGATCGCAACCTCGGACGAGCAGATAGCTGAGCTGGCAGTGGTGACCGGCTTCGATGATGACTTCCTGGCCCAGACCACCGCCGCCCGGAGCCGGCTGCGCGGGCTGCTGACCCAGATCCACCCCGGCCTGGAACGGGTCATCGGGCCACGTCTGCACCATTACGGGGTCCTAGATGTTTGA
- a CDS encoding HesB/IscA family protein yields the protein MSTPTQDAPETTEVRGKEVEGSKTHQVELSETASEKVSSLLQQEGREDLRLRVAVQPGGCSGLIYQLYFDERVLDGDALRSFDGVEVVVDKMSVPYLEGAKIDFEDSISKQGFTIDNPNAGGSCACGDSFH from the coding sequence ATGAGCACTCCCACACAGGACGCCCCGGAGACCACTGAGGTCCGCGGCAAAGAGGTCGAAGGCTCCAAGACCCACCAGGTCGAGCTGTCCGAGACCGCCAGCGAGAAGGTCTCATCCCTGCTGCAGCAGGAAGGCCGTGAGGACCTGCGCCTGCGTGTGGCGGTTCAGCCCGGCGGGTGCAGCGGTCTGATCTACCAGCTCTACTTCGATGAGCGAGTCCTCGACGGCGACGCTCTGCGCAGCTTCGACGGCGTCGAGGTGGTGGTCGACAAGATGAGCGTGCCCTACCTTGAAGGCGCCAAGATCGATTTCGAAGACTCCATCTCCAAGCAGGGCTTCACCATCGACAACCCCAACGCAGGAGGCTCCTGCGCCTGCGGCGACTCGTTCCACTGA
- a CDS encoding isoprenyl transferase → MATQHNYQDPWPHPEGAQPPRLPAELIPRHIAVVMDGNGRWANQRGLPRTEGHKAGEHSLMEVMAGAVEAGVGHVSVYGFSTENWKRSPDEVRFIMSYSRDVLRRQRDILHSWGVRIRWSGRRPKLWRSVIKELEAAEELTQHNTRATLTMCVNYGGRAEIADAVQQIAQKAAEGKLDPKRIREKTVAAHLDEPDMPDVDLFLRSSGEQRISNFLLWQSAYAEMVFLDTLWPDVDRTTLWEAIEIYAKRDRRYGGAVDRVRNPPR, encoded by the coding sequence ATGGCAACCCAGCACAACTACCAAGATCCCTGGCCGCACCCTGAGGGGGCGCAGCCGCCTCGGCTGCCCGCTGAGCTGATCCCCAGGCACATCGCCGTGGTCATGGACGGCAACGGCCGGTGGGCCAACCAGCGCGGGCTGCCCCGCACCGAGGGCCACAAGGCCGGCGAGCACTCGCTGATGGAGGTGATGGCCGGGGCCGTCGAAGCCGGCGTCGGACACGTGAGCGTCTACGGGTTCTCCACCGAGAACTGGAAGCGGTCCCCGGATGAGGTCCGCTTCATCATGAGCTACTCGAGGGATGTGCTGCGCCGTCAGCGCGACATCCTCCACTCATGGGGTGTGCGCATCCGCTGGTCGGGCCGGCGGCCCAAACTGTGGCGCTCGGTGATCAAGGAGCTGGAGGCAGCGGAGGAGCTCACCCAGCACAACACGCGCGCCACACTCACCATGTGCGTGAACTACGGGGGCCGGGCTGAGATCGCCGACGCCGTTCAGCAGATCGCACAGAAGGCGGCCGAGGGGAAGCTGGACCCCAAACGCATCCGGGAGAAGACAGTCGCCGCCCACCTCGACGAGCCCGACATGCCGGACGTGGACCTCTTCCTGCGCTCCTCCGGGGAGCAGCGCATCAGCAACTTCCTCCTCTGGCAGTCCGCCTACGCGGAGATGGTCTTCCTCGACACGCTTTGGCCGGACGTGGATCGCACCACCCTGTGGGAGGCCATCGAGATCTACGCGAAGCGGGACCGCCGCTACGGAGGCGCCGTGGACCGGGTCAGAAATCCCCCTCGTTAA
- the trpD gene encoding anthranilate phosphoribosyltransferase gives MVETTSWPELLESLLAGESLSSPTARWAMGRLMSGDLTDAEIAGFLIALRAKGETGEELLGLSEAMMERAEAIQVQGPTLDIVGTGGDRLGTVNISTMSSLVAVGAGARVVKHGNRGASSTAGAADVIEALGVDLDLPVAKVAAAAEKVGITFLFAQVFHPAMKHVMPARKALGVRTVFNFLGPLSNPSGVDAQALGCASPDLAPRMAEALAARGTRGLVFRGRDGRDKVTTSAETDMWEVRDGAVSHSVLSPADVGLRRVSPDALAGGTGQQNAETVRAVLSGQEGPVRDAVLLNAAAGLTALDEQAEGPLVHRIRGNMERAETSLDTGAAAEALQRWVDFSRT, from the coding sequence ATGGTTGAAACGACGTCGTGGCCCGAACTTCTGGAGTCCCTGCTTGCCGGCGAGAGCCTCTCCTCCCCCACTGCCAGGTGGGCGATGGGACGACTGATGTCCGGCGACCTTACGGACGCTGAGATTGCTGGGTTCCTCATTGCGCTGCGCGCCAAGGGCGAGACCGGCGAGGAGCTGCTGGGACTCTCCGAGGCCATGATGGAGCGCGCCGAGGCCATTCAGGTGCAGGGCCCGACGCTGGACATCGTGGGCACCGGCGGAGACAGGCTCGGAACGGTCAATATCTCCACGATGAGCTCGCTGGTCGCCGTGGGGGCCGGCGCGCGCGTGGTGAAGCATGGCAATCGCGGAGCGTCCTCGACCGCTGGGGCCGCTGACGTCATTGAGGCGCTGGGAGTGGACTTGGACCTTCCCGTCGCTAAGGTGGCTGCTGCCGCGGAGAAGGTCGGCATCACATTCCTCTTCGCGCAGGTCTTCCATCCGGCGATGAAGCACGTGATGCCTGCACGGAAGGCCCTCGGCGTGCGGACTGTGTTCAATTTCCTCGGACCGCTCTCCAACCCATCGGGGGTCGATGCCCAAGCCCTGGGCTGCGCCTCCCCTGATCTGGCGCCGCGTATGGCGGAGGCACTGGCTGCTCGCGGGACGCGTGGCCTGGTCTTCCGCGGTCGCGACGGTCGCGACAAGGTCACGACCTCAGCCGAGACCGATATGTGGGAGGTCCGCGATGGTGCCGTCAGCCATTCTGTGCTTTCGCCCGCGGACGTGGGACTGCGACGGGTCTCGCCCGATGCCCTGGCCGGGGGGACCGGCCAGCAGAACGCTGAGACGGTGCGAGCCGTTCTCAGCGGCCAGGAGGGGCCGGTCCGCGACGCCGTGCTGCTCAACGCGGCGGCGGGGCTGACAGCGCTCGACGAGCAGGCGGAAGGTCCCCTGGTGCACCGTATTCGAGGGAACATGGAGAGGGCGGAGACCTCCTTGGACACGGGGGCCGCCGCAGAAGCCCTGCAGCGCTGGGTGGACTTCAGCCGGACCTGA
- a CDS encoding cytochrome c oxidase subunit 4 — MKTNTVLFGGIGVFALVIAIIYGALTMNWQSAESGEQLGIEWVGFICLLLTAGLGFMLWWYLRSTDKHRAEAMDADNPDGEIHEMRGNYGDFTPWSWWPLGLGGALAFMFFGFAVDWWVFLFSLIPILFFVSGWVMESNRGHYRH; from the coding sequence ATGAAGACAAATACTGTTCTTTTCGGCGGAATCGGCGTCTTTGCCCTGGTCATCGCCATCATTTACGGCGCCCTCACCATGAACTGGCAGTCTGCTGAGTCCGGGGAGCAGCTGGGGATCGAATGGGTCGGCTTCATCTGCTTGCTGCTGACTGCCGGCCTGGGCTTCATGCTCTGGTGGTACCTGCGCTCCACCGACAAGCACCGGGCTGAGGCCATGGATGCGGATAACCCCGACGGCGAGATCCATGAGATGAGGGGCAACTACGGCGACTTCACCCCGTGGAGCTGGTGGCCCCTCGGCCTCGGCGGTGCCTTGGCCTTCATGTTCTTCGGCTTCGCCGTCGACTGGTGGGTCTTCCTGTTCTCCCTGATCCCCATTCTCTTCTTCGTCAGCGGGTGGGTCATGGAGTCCAACCGCGGCCACTACCGCCACTGA
- the def gene encoding peptide deformylase gives MAVRPIVIHGEPVLHRRAVEVETIDEEIRRLIQDMYETLDASRGVGLAAPQVGVGLRIFNWKSPVDTGDAPQRGVIINPHLRLIGKISQETPDPENEVEGCLSAPGYSYPLKRSDHVEVQGLDAEGNPISFEARGWFARILQHEYDHLDGYLYVNRLNPRWARRWKKVVKREGWTEPGYSWLPGQDPDPFGHDENEEEAYEESSRA, from the coding sequence ATGGCAGTACGTCCTATCGTCATCCACGGCGAGCCCGTTCTGCACCGACGGGCCGTAGAGGTCGAGACCATCGATGAGGAGATCCGGCGGCTCATTCAGGACATGTATGAGACCTTGGACGCCTCCAGGGGGGTCGGCCTCGCTGCCCCCCAGGTCGGCGTCGGTCTGAGAATCTTCAATTGGAAGTCGCCGGTCGACACGGGGGATGCTCCTCAGCGCGGCGTCATCATCAACCCCCACCTGCGCCTGATCGGGAAGATCTCCCAGGAGACCCCAGATCCCGAGAACGAGGTGGAAGGATGCCTCTCAGCGCCCGGGTACAGCTACCCGCTGAAACGAAGCGACCACGTCGAGGTCCAAGGCCTCGACGCTGAGGGGAATCCGATCAGCTTCGAGGCTCGCGGCTGGTTCGCGCGCATCCTTCAGCACGAATATGACCACCTGGACGGCTACCTCTACGTCAATCGGCTCAATCCCCGCTGGGCGAGGCGCTGGAAGAAAGTCGTGAAGAGGGAAGGCTGGACCGAGCCGGGATACTCCTGGCTGCCGGGCCAGGACCCAGACCCCTTCGGCCACGACGAGAACGAGGAAGAAGCATACGAGGAGAGCAGCAGGGCCTGA